In Nitrosococcus halophilus Nc 4, the genomic stretch GAGCGATCGCAAGGTCGCGGCGCCTCCGGTATCGCCGGCCCCCGAAAGCCATAGCACCAGCCGTTCTGCTGCCGGCGTTTTGCTCACCGAGCGGATGCGGTCGAGCAGTATCTCTCGGAGCAGATAGCTTTCTCCGAGAGCCGGCGTCCAGGTGAGCACAGCGGGGGCCATGGCAGTCTCGATTTGGCTGCGGAAAAGCCCGAGGAGATGATCGGCCTCCGAGACGAAAAGAGGAATGGCGATGACCTTACCCACGCCATGCTCATGGAGAAAGGCCCGGGCCGCTTCCATATAGGCGGCATAGCCGTTCTCAATACCCTGATAGTCGGGTCCGATGAGCAAGAGTTTTACCGGATAGTCCGGGTCTAGGTCCGCGACGGTAGCCGCAAGCTCCTGGTTGCCGACGGCCCCCCGGTCCATGGCGACGACCAGGACGCCGATCCGCTCTGAAGCGCTGGTGAGAGGAGGAAAAATGCACAAGATAAACAAGAATAACCACCGGAGCATCACTTTCATACCTCTTTTGAAGGGACCAAATTAAGGTTTCCCTCTTGTTCAATTTCTGCTGTAAAACAATGGGGGTGATTTAACTAATGCCGGCGTGACTTTACTCCAACCGACAGCAGGCTCTCATGAGAATGCCAATTTCTCCCGGTGCGGCGCTGCCAGTATTCAAGGAGGTGTAAATAGGCTTTGCGGCTTTCCGAGTCGTTTTGAACGAGGGGGTGTTCGCTCAGCAAGTGCAAGTGATGCACAATGGCCGAGGCCAGGTGGGGGCAGGAATGATGGGTATAACGGCTCATGAGACAAGAGGCCGTTGCCTGGAGATGGGTGAGACCCCGGATTAAGGTATTGGGGGAAGATATTTTATGATTAGCCATGATGCGCGCTCCTCATTTTGGGCGTTAGGATGGAATTAAAAAGGGTCTGGAAGGGCAGACTGCGCCAAAAAAGCAAGTTACGGAGAAGAAGGACCGTTTGTTTCAAGCGCCTGGAAATGATTTCCGGAGGCGCTAAACGATGGAGGGAGGTGGGTCCTACTTGTTTCATTGAATTGCGGAGTCCTTGAGTACCCTGCCAGACCAAAACTTGAAAAACTGTTTTTATCTCAGATTTGCTTATATATTCTTTTGATGATGGAGGCTTAAAATTGGTAGGTGAGTGCCACTTTGAAATTACGCCCAGCCTCCTCGATGACTGAAAGATGACGTCTGTAAGCTTTATCGGTCAGGTTGTCGATAGCGAAATCCACCCGTAAACCCTTGAGGCCAGCAGAAGGAGGCAACCAGCTAGCGTACAGGTCATACACGCTATAGCCAGGGGTTTCCAGCACTCCTGGAGGAACTCGATCCTGCCGAGCGACAAAACGGCCCCGCCCGCCGAGGACAAATCCTAACCGAGAGAAGCGCCAGCCCAGATCGACCACTCCCTTGTCAGGTTGCACATTGGTGAGCGGCAAGCCGGTATTGTCGTCTTCACCGCGAGTGCGGCCAAAGCTGGCCCGAGCGAAAAAGCGGCTAGTGTCATAATGGATAGCCGCTTCGAAACCGTGAAGACGCGCCTGATTGAGATTGGCGTTTTGAGTAGTGCCGGCGAGAATATCGACTCTCAGATCGATGAAATCCTCGGCTTTAGTATCGAAGTAGGTGAATTCCAGATTTAGCCGATCCGCTGCCGCCAGTACTCCCTCCCAAGCGCTCCGGAAACCGGTTTCCCAGGTGTAAACTGTTTCCGGTTTGAGGGTTGGATTGGGGATGAAGAAGTTATCGGGGAAGCGGCCTGGAACCCCCCGAAAGTGGAGTCCTTCGGTGAGGCGCTCGGGCAGCGTGGGGGCGCGAAACGCCTTGCCGTAACTGCCCCATAGTTTGAGCCAGGAGGTCAGATGGAATATCCCGCCAATACGGGGGGAGAGGGCATCGTCGGTGGTGCTCTGGCCTTGCCCCGTCTCTAGCTCCAAAGTGTAGCGGTCATAGCGTAGCGCCGGAATGAGGCTTAGGTATTGACCGAGGGCGATCTCATCTTGGAGGTAAAATCCCCAGACATCGCTTTCCGCCTTGGGAAAGGAGGGCCGGGGCTCGCCGTTTTCCCGGCCTTCCTCTTCATCCTTGAAGTAATCCACCCCAAAAGTGAGTGTTTGTCCCAAAAAAGCCATGGGACCGGCAAGATCCATACTATTTTGGAGCTTAAATCCGGTGGTGAAAAACTCGCTGGTGGTTTGTCTACCGCTTTCCAGACGCCTTCGGCTATCGCGCAGCTCGGTACGGTAGGCATTGAGCTTGGGTTTGAGCCAAGGATGGGCTGGATCGTCGTAGCTGTACTGCAGGGTGTAGGTGCGGCGTTCGATATCGGTGGTGGCGTTTTCGTTGGTGCCACTCGACACTGTTTGGGGATTGGCGGGAAAAACCCCTTCGGTATTGAAGTAATCACCTCCAATGCGCAACTGATGGGCTCCAGGAAGATAGTTCAAGCGGACGAGGCCGGAAAGGTTCTCCGCAGCCGAGCTATCTAGCTCCTGGCCACTGCCCAAAGTGAGATCGCCAGAGTCCCGGTAGGCAAAATTACCCAGGAAATCCCAGTCGGCGGCACGCCCAAATAAGGTAGCACTGGTTGACCCCTCGTCGTTGACACTTTGGTAGCCGCCCTTAAGCCGCGCGCCAAAGCGCTCGCCGGGGGCGAGGAAGTCGCTCGCCTCTCGGGTGGTCATGGCCACCACGCCGCCAAGGGCGCCACTGCCATAAAGAGCCGAGGCCGATCCGCGCAGGACTTCAATCTGTTTAAGTAAATCCGGTTCGATAAAAAAACGGCCTAGATGACCGACACTGAAATTCTGCCGGGCGCCGTCGATAGTGGTCAGGATGCGTTCGCTGCTGAGACCGCGAATGGTAATGGTTTCGCCGATAGGTCGCGGTCCGGAGGCAAAATCGATGTTCGGCAAGACTTGCAAGAGATCGTCCATACTCTGGGCCTGCCGGCGCATGATCTGCTCGCTATCCAAAACACTTACCGAAGCAGGCAATTCAGCCAAGGGGCGTTCGGTCTGGGTTGCAATAACAGTCACCGGATCGAGAACATGGTTTTCTACATCCAGAGAGGTATCCGCGAGTGCTTTGGCGCCTATTCCACTGCATAGAAGAGGGATCATCGCCATCTCCGCACATCTTATTTCTTTGTTCATCTGACGCTGTTGCCCCTAGCATCAAATGCTCTGTAATCCTAGCCATCAGAGCAAAATGAGGTGAACCTTGTCTCCATTTTGGTTATTGCAAGCCTAGTCTTTGGCGCTAGTTTTAGGCCGCAAGCGGGAGAGGGTAAGGTCAATTAAAATATAATAATAATGATAATCATTAGTGTTTAGTAAATCAATGCCAGTGTGTGAAGGATGATGGCAACGCTGTTTGCGGAAAATGAGGCTCATGTTGATCGCATCGATGAATACGGCGTCTTTTACCGGGTCGAGGGTGCGTTGCAAGACCCTGAAGGGATATTGGCCGTAGTTACCATTTGGATGCGGCAAGAGGCAAATCCATTTTACTTTCCTTGCCCCGGCATATCGCCAGCCCTTAGTGTTTTGGGAATTCAACGGGACGGGAGCTGGTTTTCCCTTGATTGACTTGCATGTGGAAAGGAATGCAATTTAGCCGCGAATTAACGCCCATGAACGCAAATATTTCAATGACTTAGAGACAGGCAAGAGTTTGCCCGCTAAGCAATCATTCAAGGCATTGTTTTATAAGCGTTTATTCGCGTGCATTCGCGGCTAAAAACCGAATCTAGGTTGTTCCCCGTATCTATTTTCCTTTGCCCCTGTCAGTAGGTTCTAACGTAGAGCCGTAGGGGGGGAGCGCAGTGAAACCCACCGCTACCCGCCAAGGTTTTCCAACAGTTTCTGAACCACGGCCGATGCCGGGTTTTCAAAGTCACGGGCAATCAATATGTCTGTCTTATCTCCACTATGGTGTCAGCCTAACCCCAACCCAAGCCCCAATAGGTGCCCCTGGGCCAAGAAAGCGGGGATCTTCCAGATCGCTAAGTCCTGGCGCCTCATCCGGTTCGCCAAAAACCCCAAAGGTCTCATAGTCCTGGTCAAAAAGATTCTGCACTCGGGCAAAAATCTCCAGGTGTTTATTGACGATATAACGGCCTCGCAGATTAGCGATGACAAAACCAGGGACCTGGCTGAAATCATTGCTTTCATCGCCGCGAAAACGCAAACTGGATTGGCCTAAGACATCAAAGCCCAGGGAAAGATTAGGCCGCAGCCAATAATCGGCACCGACTTTAAAGTTATGCTTGGGCAGTCCTGGGATTCGGTCTCCGGCCTCCACCTGGAGCCGCCCCTCATTTTCCTCGGCCTGGGGGTTACTAGGGCTTAAGGCGATAAAGGGGGTCTCGAAAGTAGCCTCCAAGTAAGTGTAATGGGCAAACCAGCGCCAGCGTTCATGGCGTCCCCTCAGCCCTACTTCCACCCCCTGGCGCAAGGTTTCGCCCACATTCTCAAAGAAGCCCTCACTGGCGGTGACTCCTCCTGTGGTCTGGAAGAGGATATCGTCCTCATTCCGGGTATGAAACCAATTGGCATTCCAGTCGATTTGGCCCAGCAAAGTTCCCCGAAACCCGGCTTCCCCGGTTTTAGCGACCACTTGTTCCAAGGGGGGATCGGCCACAAAGGAGTTGGGCAAGCGGCAAGGATCTTCCGGATCGGCGCAAGTGAGTTCCGAGGGGGTGGGAGCACGGGAAGATTCACTATAATTGCCATAAAAATTCACCTCCGGACGAAAGGCATAGGTGAGTCCTACGGCGGGGTTGAAACGAGAGAAGCTGTGTTCACCATTAAGCGCTGTGCCAAGCTGATCGCTCAATTCTATCTCGGTATGGTTATAGCGGCCTGAGAAGGTGACGGCCAAGGCCTCGGTGAGGGA encodes the following:
- a CDS encoding TonB-dependent hemoglobin/transferrin/lactoferrin family receptor; this encodes MIPLLCSGIGAKALADTSLDVENHVLDPVTVIATQTERPLAELPASVSVLDSEQIMRRQAQSMDDLLQVLPNIDFASGPRPIGETITIRGLSSERILTTIDGARQNFSVGHLGRFFIEPDLLKQIEVLRGSASALYGSGALGGVVAMTTREASDFLAPGERFGARLKGGYQSVNDEGSTSATLFGRAADWDFLGNFAYRDSGDLTLGSGQELDSSAAENLSGLVRLNYLPGAHQLRIGGDYFNTEGVFPANPQTVSSGTNENATTDIERRTYTLQYSYDDPAHPWLKPKLNAYRTELRDSRRRLESGRQTTSEFFTTGFKLQNSMDLAGPMAFLGQTLTFGVDYFKDEEEGRENGEPRPSFPKAESDVWGFYLQDEIALGQYLSLIPALRYDRYTLELETGQGQSTTDDALSPRIGGIFHLTSWLKLWGSYGKAFRAPTLPERLTEGLHFRGVPGRFPDNFFIPNPTLKPETVYTWETGFRSAWEGVLAAADRLNLEFTYFDTKAEDFIDLRVDILAGTTQNANLNQARLHGFEAAIHYDTSRFFARASFGRTRGEDDNTGLPLTNVQPDKGVVDLGWRFSRLGFVLGGRGRFVARQDRVPPGVLETPGYSVYDLYASWLPPSAGLKGLRVDFAIDNLTDKAYRRHLSVIEEAGRNFKVALTYQF